TTGTCATAAAAATACTTATGCATTAGGGCCATTACTGGGAGACTGTGCACCATTTTTAAGCATATACTAGACATTTCTCCAcaggttttaaaacaagagCTTCTTCTCAAGTCAACATGTAGCCGTTTTTTATGCGAAAGCCAAACCAGAGATCTTATTTGACTGCAGCGTTATGGCAATATAGCAGCATTCCTGTATAATTTAATAGAGTTGTGACGCTGCTTTAAAGGTTAGATTCTTGTTCCAGCTGTTTCATCTTTGTCTCATCTTGTCTCCGCAGTCGTTCCAGGGCAGCCAAGGCAGAGCCTACCTGTTCAACTCAGTGTGAGTACTCCTGTGAATCACTTCAACCCACTCGTTTGCAAACGCAGCTGACGTTACGTGTGAGGAAAAACACTCCTGCGTGCCAGTTTTAGACAGGAGACAAGCGATCTAACATGCTCAGGTTAATAATTCAGATTGTAGCACACAGTAGTTGTTTTTGAAGCCCTGGTGTGTAGACGGAGGCAGCCTGTGCCTCAGAGCGCTGTCATTATCGGCTGAATTGAGTGTGAAAATTAGGAATCTATGCACCGTGGCCTGGTGCCCCATCAGTATGTGCTGTGTGAGTGGGTGTGAGGCGGTGACTCACTCTGAGCACATCATACAGTACATGAAACTGAGCCACTCGGGCCACTTGCACAATActaatttttttaacttttgttaaaagtctctctgctctcccccACCTCAGGGTGAACGTCGGGTGCGGCCCAGCAGAGGAGAGAGTTCTGCTCACAGGCCTGCATGCTGTAGCAGATATCTACTGTGAGAACTGCAAGACCACCCTGGGCTGGAAATACGTAAGTGTCCTTGGCTGATTTGATGCACAGCACCAATAACTGCATCCAAGGTTAGATGATGATAAACTGGGAGCTTGTTATTATAGCGCGCACCCTAATTTTATTTGCACCCTAATTATATTTGgacctcctcttctctcaggGTCAGTGCAGCGGTACGGCTGTGGGCTGCATGAGTTATGAGATAGATTTTTCCGAACAGACGGAGACAAGAAGGagtctttgtttgtcttgtgtgaCTTGTGATGAGTTTGTAGTGTTTTTTGAAGTGAAAATCATCTGGATCAGCAGATTTGAAGacttacatacacacagtctATTCTTAAGGTTTTAACAGTAGATGCCGACTGATGCTACTCTTCATGTGGCTGATttcatttcttctgtttattaCCGTTGTctgtgttggttggtttgtctgcgggattacacaaaaaatactgaatggatttccatgatTCATACTTTGGTGttgatctggataaagggacagatgcagaatttttttttctcactttctttaaaggtgcaatatgtaagaatcggccacttgtcaaattcatcctcaaaacagcatatcaccagagtaatcgCTTActgccgctaactgtagctgctgttgaTGAATTTTCTGTCATCTTATCAATCCAGCTGAGTAAGGAGATTCAGGAGACGTGATGCCTTATGTTAAAGTATTTAATGAAGCTCGATGGAGGATAACAAGCTCAACACTACATGTAGAAACACAATGCAAAACTGCAAGTTCTCAGTGATACTTACCGGTCTGTGACTATTTAACCCGTGCTCACCTAAGTCTTGCTGCATTTGACAGGAGAATATGGAGTTTGGTCTATCACATAGAGCCAGTGCGTCTCTCGTATGAGATATAGTGAAGGTTAAGATGCTGGAGGAACAGAGTGTGTCTTTGGTTGTCTGGGGGATAGTACCTTATCTCTACAGCTGCCCCAAAACAATCTTCCACTGTGCAGAGGAACCTGTGATCCAGAGCGTGCTCTCAGGGCGACTCAACCTCCTGAGCGAGCAGAGTATAAAGAAAAACGATGACTGTGAACCTAAGAGACTTAACATTTGGAAATTCCTTTACAGCCGCCAttagctatttagctcagttagccatgcagctagtggttcagACTGGGTGctcggggaccaggggagtgttagtgtttacacccctagcacaggagctttggccTGGGACGGGCCAGACTTTAGtacatatctctgcaacacaatacgtaaacatcataatgtcaaagcttcacattctgttaataatttgaTTCGACATTTTCCTTGAATAAAAGCAGGCGTatctgagtgagtacaaaaggggactattaggccttggcagaggtatgcactctactgagtgccactcTAGTTTAAACTTTGTTAATACTTGAGAACATCGAAGGGCGACCCTCATTTACAATAACAGCAAGTCAATAACAAAAACgaagaaaagagaagataaTTTGATGGATATTTTAAAGGACATCTATTATGCTTTTCAATTttgttcctttccttcagtgtgtcctgacagagacaggagctaaaacagagtgtttcagacagagggggaatacagagctgctgcactggacagcttgagaaaactgatgtgttttttgagcattaaagcatgtaaacctattctagtagtaaaccaaaataaaatcatcaaccTCAAAACgagcacaatatgtctcctttaagataACTAAAATATGAAACAGTTATTTGAAAGCTCTAAAACTTTGCAATTATGATAGATAATTTAGGTGATTGTAACTGTAAAGGCTAACATCagagctatatatatatatatgtatttatacagcatatatatatatacagtcgaAGTCTCTGTAAAGCTGAGGTATAGGATGTCAAAATACACGTGCAGGATCTGTTTGGTACAGGCGGTATTTTAGGTTCCTCGTCAGGGGGAAATAAACAGGATCCACCCATTTTAGGTGTCTTCATATAATTAATCAGAGTTGAGCATGTGCAGCTGTCACTGCTGAACCCTGTCAGCATGAAGGTGAGAGTTAACGCTTGGGGGGCACGTGACTGTATCCTTTAGGggttaacacacacagtatcctTGTTGTTTGACTTGTGAGAAAGCTCCATTGACCAGCGCTCTTTGCCTAACCTCTATCCGTTAACATTCACCTCCACGTGTCTAACCTTAAACCTGATTCTTTAACCTTCCAGCCTAAAAATAACTGTTTTCCTTATGACGCCTGGTGAACACCTGGTGAACCAGCTTCAGAAGTAGATACTTTTCTGGGTAGTTTCTATTCCTGTCAGGAGCCCTGACAAGGCGGAGAGGTCACAAGCATACAAACACCAGATAGGACTTAATGGAGGGCTGTCATTAATATCATTTGCAGCGGTATTGGTTTTCTGCGGACGTCAAAGATCTATTGAGAGGTCTGACCTACTGCACTTCTAAACCGAGAAATCTGATAACGTGCCTCTGCAGCTTTGAACCAAAATAGCCAAAGACAAAACAAGGTACAGACGCTCTGCAGCGAAAGAAGTTGTATCAGCCTACTCTGTGACAGTGTTTTTAAGAGAGGCTCACAGTGAAGACAAGGTTGTTAATAGACTGGGACAGGAAACAGAAGCgcttttgtgtcatttttctcaGCTGGGAAGTGGAAACAGTTTTTTAACAAGCGCTGTgtcaaaatgactttttaagtTTGGGTTTGCTGCTGTCAGTTACTGGGGCCAGACATATCCAAATTTGGAGATATTATATGGGAACTGGAACAAACTGAGGTTGGATTAGcaagcagcagccgcagcagctgAATGTGATCATGTGACCACCATGAGAGACAtctgttaattaaaaacatacacGCCTAACACTGTCTAATGTAAGCTACTGACActaagcaggtataatgtttattACATTCACTTTATTAGGTTAGCATTTCTCATGCTAGCATTTGCTCATTAGCACTAAACACTAACTATAAAGGAGGCTAGTCTACGCACTTAGCCAGGGCTCAGTATTAAGCCAAAAGGCAAAAAGATCAAATTTCAAGAAGTCAACATGTTTCTCTCATGGTTAATGTCctactttgttttttggctaAATACATAGCCTCTGCTGTGTGTAGCCAACTTTGTGTTTAGTTCTaataagcaaatgttagcatgcgAACACGATAAACTAAGATAGTAAACatgatcattttttaattcactATATCAGTACTTTGTCAgcattatttaactttttaccataaaataacagcttcaaatcatgttgatggttcagtgtcttatAATAGGGTAATGGTccctctgtctcagccactccgcccccatcacttgtttctgcactatgtaactccagtgagagggtaggatcacagcgtgacatacatgtttacttcaacatacaagttttcaacacataacattgttatgatgtaatgagttttgtttgtagttagcacctacattacgtctgacaaattgtttacagacctgggatttgtgtttacgacagtggtgttgcactcagaaactgagGGGTGGTAGGAATTATTAGAGTGTGACACATTAAAGGCCCTGATTGACAGCCAGTTTGAAGGAGGATAacaaagagggggagagaagttCACCTCACTTTTAAATTTGTTACCTGTCTGGTTTAAATGcatgtgttgctgcttttacaCCAACCAAGTTTCAGATGAATTCTTGAATCGTTTTTGtcaataaatatttcatgagtTACGCAGTTGTTTTCCAAATTGTATTTGGCATCAACAGTAGATAAAAGTAAACATATACTCCGTACATGATTACATAACAGGTTTTATAGACGCTATTTTACACAGATTTGCAGGTGTGCCTTGAGATCTTGGCTTGACGTTTGTTGTGCCTTgggcacaaaaaaacataattttgcatTAGTagatacaaataaacatttacagagTGATTAAACTTGTTTAGACGCTGTTTCGCACTGATTTGAATAAAGGTGTGCCTTGAGATTCTGGCGTGCCCTTTGGTTTGCCTTGGCCACAAAAACTTTGAAATTATTACAGTTTTTTATCTAACTCTTTCTCACTTGTTTTACAGTATGTCAGCGAGCTAAGCTAATGACTGTTGCCGTCATGCTTTTCAGATGACATTTTGCTGTCGACACACAGTATGCATATGAAGTTCATTAGATACAGGCTGCAAATGAATTATTATGTTGTAAGTTTACGTAATTAATAGAACAAGACTGAGTGGAGATAGTAAGTTTCTGTGTAGCTCAGGCATCCCATTCATATTTTCCAGGGGAATTTTGTATTACACAACTTACAGTAGAAATGTTAGCGTGCTACAGCCTGCATAAATGGAGCAGACTCCACATCTGTGTTTGCTCTTGTGAGGCTCAAATCTGTGGCCTGGTTTTTGCAGTTTATTAGTGGTGAGAGACACATTTCTGCCAGTTTAGGGTACGACCGTCCAGCCTGGTCAGAGTTTTGGTTCTGCAGGGTCCTCTGCAGTGTTTGGTGACTGACTGTTATATAACCAGCTTCCAGAGagccagcagcagagacaggcCAGGATTGAGGCAAGGATTTTcatagaaaagaaaaggagtgTCATGAGgagttttgatttttattttctgtccttttcttaCTGTCCTACTCTCTCTCTACTGTCACAGATCATAATATTCTCTTTCCATCTGTCATGTGAATTAAaagctgcctctctctcctctcctgtcctctgccACACCCTCCAGGAACATGCCTTTGAGAGCAGTCAGAAGTATAAAGAGGGCAAGTTCATCATCGAGCTGGCCCACATGATCAAGGACAACGGCTGGGACTGAGGGATGAGCAGCCGGGACACGACCGCAGTGGAGGGGAGGGCAcggggaggggtgggggggtgctGGATGACTAGATGGAGGATGGACAAATggatgggagggagggagggagggagggagggggagtcGTGTGTGATGGGTGAGTGTGTGACTTTGGTTTGGCTGATTTACCATTAACCTCTGTAACTCTCTGCCCATCCCTCCCTACCACGCCTTTTggtgtacacacaaacacaaacacaaacacacacacatcaaggtCCCAGACATCCCAGcttgacagagagacagactagGCAGGCTTGTACGCAGCTAGCAGGACTAGGTGACTGGCCAGCAAGACAGGACgtctcttcttttgtttttctttactgaaACATGATTTCATGGCTCTTAAAAAGGTGGCGGAGACATCTTCATTGTGTGAAGTATTCCACCTTGTCCAACAATAACATTAGAATGAGTTTATTAACAGGTCATTCAGTGGAAATGTAGCCAGAAGGAGGCCAGTTGGGCCATCCTGGTGGGGCTCATTGGCCTTGGTTGAAGAGCTGACATGCATTCGCTCTGTCTGAATGAGATGACCTAAGATGATTATAGCAAATCCAGCTGATCGGGGCCATGCCAGCTGGGCCAGTGATGAGGCCTGGCGCTGAGGCTTGGCACGGAGGCCCGAGCACATGGGCGTTGGGCTGTGTCGGAGGGGGTGGATTCAGGGATTGCCATCTACCGGGCCGCTCAGTCACCGTGGTAGATGGGGAGAGGAAGATCCTGATCCTTTTATGCAGTGGCTTTGATGGCTTCTGGCTGGGATCCACTCCATGTCTTGCCAGCGATGCAGCTCAGAGCGATGCAGCGTGGGCCGAGAGTGAaagagatacagacagacagccacCAGCTTGTCCTAAAACCCTCACAGGAATTTGCCCTCGCAGCAGCAAAGCAGCTCCCCTCTGGGTTTTATTCATCCTTCGATACATCGATTTGTGTAAAGCGATCTGCTGATCCGTCCCATGTATGTCTGGTGTCGGCGGACACATCGCTGGGTCCAACCTTTGTTACTTGGCCGGATAGAATTACACAACATAAGCGTGTCTCAGGTGAACAACTTTGGCTGGGATTCCCAAAAGTTTGCGAGCACTGTGAGCATCTGTCTGCTGTCGTGGGTCGATGTGTAAAGGTGACGAGGCAACCCCCGCTGTGATGCAAATAACAGTTTGATTTGAAGGAACTGACAAAAAATGGCCAATGCATGACTGGTTTCATGTGCCAAGGGAAAATGCAAATAGTAAAAGTTATTACTCTTACTGAAGTTACGAGGTATAAACATGATTACATAGGAGTGTACTGTAGATACATATGTATAAAAGGTAATATCAATCACTCTTAGGCTCTCTTTCAGTCTGGGATGACTGCTGTTTAACTGCTGTTACACTGATCTTCACTAACCAACCCTCACAAAACATTATAACAAACCTACTGGGCAACAGTATGAAGCAATGTACTGGATAGATATCCCTTTGTTCCTTAATGCTCCAAGATTTTCCCCCagttttagatatttttttttttttcatatttcccCCACCTTACGAAGTATTCCTCGTGCATCACAGGCCTTCTAGTTATGACACCTGGGTAATATTTGAGGTAACATTAATGGGAAGCATTGCTCAGGTACCTTGatgctaacttttttttttttttgctaaggCCAGGATCCTACTTAAAAGTGCTGAATGCATCATTCTCAGatggaaatgtattattttcaaGTGAGAGAATCCATTGCAGCTGCCTCCATCCTGTGGAAATGCAACGTTAACGCATGCATGAAGTAAAACAAGTGTTCAGACCGGTTTTGTGCTCGGTCCTCATCACGTTTTTGTGAAAAAGAACGTTTGAAACCATGCCGTGCTGTAATATAACATCCTGTCAGTTCCACGAAAAGCACGAAAGCACGACAGATCGAATGCGATCCTGGTTAAGAAAAGTAGAAGTTGTCGCCCTGTTTGTCGCACATAGTTTCCCCTCAAACATTGCTCAAGAAGTTGCCCTGTAAAACCGGCGAGTCCGGTTCAGTACTCTCCCGTTACAACAAAACCTAAACGTTTAACTCTTTTCAGTAACACTCAGCAGCTGATCACTCAGTCGGAGGCTGCGACACTAAACCCAGCACAACCAAAGAACCCACCCATCAACAATAAATTGACCAAACAAAAGATCTCATTTTGCTTGGGCAAACACGGGGGTGTGTATAGCTGAAAGCCAAGGTTGTGGATAGCCTTTCTCTGTGATTATATATAATGCATTATGATTTTGTAAACAAAAGATCttaatatatgaatatattctATTTACTGTATTCACCATGAGGATTACCATTCATGTCAACCTCTGTGTTACAGACTGTAAATAGTGTTAATGTATTGTGTTTTATCTATGATCCATACGATGATGAATGAATATGATTTAGGTCATGTCATGCTTTCTCTCTGGTACCCCACATTGGCTGTATGATACTacttttttactgaaaatgtttcaattttaatgtcttttgtAAAGGAGGATGCTGATGTTGACTATATATCATTGGATCTTCATCTAATAAAATGCACCTTGATATCTGTATGGAATATAGTGTTCGTTTAATCTCATGAAACCTTAAATATTTATACTGGGCATCGTTAACTTTATAAAGGGGTACtgcaataaatacatttaaatatgggATTTTAAACCACATGAAATCAAGGTCAAGGTGCAGAAATGGCAGCTACTGcttttgtgctaagctaggttAGCTTAAAGCAATAAAGTTTGACtgattttactttctttctccaTTATGTTGTAACATTTAgctactgttttatttatgttttatagaaaacttgattttttaaaaacgtTGGCAAATTAACTTTAGTTTTATTCAGTTCTTAGGCTAGCTCTGTTTTCTAGTTATGCTAATTTTACATGCTGTTTTCTTCCCAGTTAGTACACATTTCTCTTGTAGCTAGCCTATAACAATGTGATGTCAAAAAGTCAGTTGGCTAATATCTAAATTTACCCAATATTCATTAACATTAGCCACTAAAAGCTGCCTACTGGTAGGCACTGGTGTATTTGGGGGGTGGTAATCGCCCCTTGGTGCCCCCATGTTCGAGAAAATGCCACTAAAGTTgcctcttggatgcccctatggtagacAAAATGTAGGGACAACAGAAACTACAGATTTCGCTTatataacaatgttttttaatgtcaagAAGTCAGAATTAGGTCAAATATTTACAGCAGGCTAATATCTAAAGTTGGCGAACATTGGTTAACATTAGCCGCCATAAGCTAGCCTTCTGGTATTCCTCTTTTCAAAAGTTACAATGTCTTGATTTAAGgcatcatgtgtgaaactggagATCAAATCTGTGACATAGATGTCTCCTGTTTACGTTAGGTAGTTGCAGATGATATGTGCCAGTGCACCTTCTGCTCACTTTCTAATTAAAACACACCGATGATAACAGAAACGGTGGGAGAAATGAGTCATTCGCACGCTGATCGTTGGGCGGACGCTTGTGTGAGCTCACCAGGCAATCATCAGACAACGTGGGCCCAGAGCCCGCCGCGACTGAACTGTGATAGCCTATCTGATGGTGACATTTTATTGTCCCCATGGAAACAAGTGCATCATCTGTTACCACTGGGGAGGTTactggggaaaaaacaacagcagcggCATCTGAGCACAGAGAATAACCTGAGGATGATGCTCGCCATGTTTTTCTGTGAGATTTGAGTGCGGAGGAGGGTTATGAGTGGGTGGCATAAGAGTCACACCTGTTAGTCATACATTAATCAAGCTTCTCGTAATGCTtgctctcctcccctctcctcgcttcactcccctctcctcttcattccactcccctcctctctcatattttcttttgtctccttCATCTTCCACTatcaccctccctctcttccctctgtcctctgtcctcctctgtctgtccctgtaGTGTTGTTTCCACTGATCCTCCTGgactcatttctctctctctctctctgtccgaCTTGGCTAACCCACTCCAAATATCACTGCAGCAGATGGTGCTGTGTTTGCATTAGGCCAGGTCTCCTAGCaaccccgtctctctctctctctctctctctatcctaAAACAGAGCGGTGGAGGAGTTGGTGTCATGCACTGTCTGGGTCTGCCATGCCCacccctcctctgtctcttttgaTTGACCTGAGCGCCTCTCTGTGTTGATGTCTATGTTTACGTCTGCGCCTACTGTCTCTCGCTCGGACGCTAAAGTAGGGCAGGGGCTGACCGTCTGGATTACTATACATGTGTAATGATTAAATTTGATGTGAAAATGGGCAAAGCAGGACACTGCAGCCGATGTGATTTGTAACCCTATGTGACCTAGATTTTTACAGATGTTCACATATGTTGCAGCAGCAGGGGAAAGAACACATCTGGGTCACGGTGGGTTTAAGGACACAATTATCCTACATTCATATTTCCTGGTGGGTAAAACATGCAAATGTCTGTTTAAGCATTTTCTTGATTAACAGTGAAACAGCGTGTCATCACCATCCTGGGAGCCACGCTAATGAAAACACATCATCAGGTCTGCATGAAGAGACGCTGTTGATGCAGTCCGCTAGACTACAGCGCACAGTCTGCTCTgtccagacagacacacacacacactgcacttaACAAAGATAGGAGTACATCTGAGGACTCGCATGGTGTCCTGACATGGTCGTGGTTCTTGTCCTTTCATGCTGCCTCAGGCCTGCAGACACACTCGCACACTCATTGgtttatcttgttttgtttttgtgggatTCAAAGCAGATAGAAACATTATATGTACGTTATGTAAGTGTTAAGTTGTCAAAGATACTCAATCTCATGTGAGCTTAATTAATCAAACACCTACAGTAGCTACATAAATGCAGATCTTAATAATAAtcaacaaatctgtttttttaacttttccttttcttatCACAGTTAGACAAGTGGGTGCTTCAGTGTTGTACGTttggtgttttattatttatttatttagccttACAGTATTGGACCATTTTCACCCACTCCCCACCCCTTttcacttcttttgttttttaccttaaTCTAAAATTTAATAATGCCCGAGTAACCCAAAGCCAAATCTTAAGCGTTTAGATGCATTACTGCCGCCTACTATGAcaatgcaacaacaacaaacagaaagaaatggaaatgatttaTGGGCGCTGCATTACTTTACACAATATCTGTATGtctattattaacacaatatcaatattcaTAGCCAAAGTACAAAATCCAAGTAAGAAAAGGGCAGGCATCAAAAACTgacaacaaaaaggcaggcaaaggacTATAACAACTAAAGGCCAGAAAACCACGAGAACAgatcaggaacacagggaacacatgAGGACTCGGGAACAGggtgagggaacaacacaagCTTagatacaaactaaactaacgagaCACTAGAGAGACACTGGGAGCAGGGCAGTGCAGTGCTAaagaggctgatgtgagacaggtgtgggggGTAATCAGGCTGGGAAAGgagcacaggagggaaacagaacacaggtgagcaggaagtagaaagtaaTAACAAGACACACTGTTTCCActgttatgctaagctaagctaaccggctgttGGCTCCAGCGTCATACTTAACCAAACAGATTTGAAAGTAGAATTGATATTCGTGGCGACGGGAAGCCAAGAATCGTATATCcccaaactattcctttaaacgctttctgcttttattgtggCAACATGTGGTCCTCACAAATGCAGAAGTTCAGGAGCGCACTTCTCACACAGCAGCCGCTACAGTCTCTAATGGCTCACAGAGTAATCATCCATCAcgcacagacaaacaaacacacagtcacacacacacaaaaccaccacGGCTCTTCAGTATtgctgaggggggaaaaaaacacacaatacaaatgGCAGCCACATACCATGATATGATGTGGCCGGCCCTGATTAATTGCTTTAATTTACTTTTCCAGCTGCATCACACAGTCAACACAAACGCTTCATTATTCTCCTTGAAGCTTGTTGACTCGAAGCACAAAGAACAACAGCCCGCTGCTTCATGAGTGCGCTGGATAacttttctgtgtattttctgtaaataaaaacatgctgtcTCACATCTGAAAGCTCCGGTTATACATCTAAGCGGCACCAGGGATCGGTGATCGATGAGAATCCAAGAAGTGCCCCCAGATGATCGTCCGCACCGGCATCTAAAAGCTGCCTTTGTGGCTCTTCCTTCATTGGCCTCTGAGGGAAGCAAAGTGCCGCCTGCTTATTTGTTTACTCGGGCAGAAGTGCCCACAGGCCTCAGTGGAGATGGgaaggctttttttttcctcagttcTGTGACCTCATATCTGTATCAGGCACTCAAAAGTGGGCCCAAGGCCGGCTGGAGAGCAACATGCAAGCCAAGCACAAAACAATGCATTCAAAGGCCGTCAGTGAGGGAGGCCTGAGTGATGACACTTTGCTGTTCAGAAGGCTGGCACTCCTATTCAGATTAAACCCTCCATAAACAGTGAGAGCGTTCAGACAGGGTTACGATACAAAGGTTGTTTCTTTCAGGTGTCCTTCATAACCTGAATTCCTCTATTCTTCAACGCAGAATACAGGTCACAGGATATAGGTTACAATTTCAGCATGTGTTTCAGGATTTATGTcatttaaagcaaataaaaagacaCCAGAGTCCCAGAAGAAGCTTCCTCTGTTGACAAAGTTGTgtttcacgtgtgtgtgtgtgtgagggagttGTCCAGCTCTCTTGTAGCTTTCTTCACCtgagaaacaaatgaaagatacaaacatgttttcactttttttcctgcagacCAAAAATgcgaggaaaaaaatgtttaactgtCTTTTCCCTTCACTCCAAAATGGTCAGAGTTTCACCCTCAAAGCCTGTTTCACATTCCAGGGGAGGAGGGTTTCTCTATCCTCACCTTAAAAGCCCAACTTATTAAGAGACAATACCCATCACAGCCGCAGTCTGTTCACGCTGCTGCCACCTGGCAAGGGGACAGAGAAATATCAgctaccaccagactacagaggagcttctttcctttcctttttaaagGAGTTATTTTGGATTTACAACTCCTTAAACAAGCTAAGAGGCAGTTGTTATTTTACTGGCCTTGACTGAATGTGGTTTGGTTTATTTGGCCTCCTAACACAGTGATCCATTGTGACCAGGAGTCATTTCAGTGGGAAGGATAAACCTGAGTATTGAATGTAATCCTTGTCCATTCACAGAGGTCCACAGCACTATGTGTCACTTAAAATTAGGCTATAAAACTGCTGCTTTGGAGAGTGAGACTATTGAAATGTCTTTTTGAGTCTCATGGGCTACACCTGTACCTTATTTCCATGTCCATCATCCCGTTTCCAGGCATACAGATGATGACGAAAAGACTTTTCTGGTGAAAATGCC
This is a stretch of genomic DNA from Pagrus major chromosome 2, Pma_NU_1.0. It encodes these proteins:
- the ypel2b gene encoding protein yippee-like 2, translating into MVRMTRSKTFQAYLPSCHRTYSCIHCRAHLANHDELISKSFQGSQGRAYLFNSVVNVGCGPAEERVLLTGLHAVADIYCENCKTTLGWKYEHAFESSQKYKEGKFIIELAHMIKDNGWD